A genome region from Ignavibacteriota bacterium includes the following:
- a CDS encoding family 78 glycoside hydrolase catalytic domain, whose amino-acid sequence MVSAALRPQALKCEYRPDPVGIDALHPRLSWELASKENGENQTRYRILVASSTKLLDAHVGDVWDTKIVHSSQSVNVPYGGAPLRSGQKCFWKVMAWDKDGVASAWSSPSFWSMGLLTRDDWKTQWIGLDKPVGMDDTTEYTRLSARYVRKEFQVGQRIQSATAYICGLGLYELSINGKKVGNEVLVPAQTQFNKTVLYNTYDVTGSITKGANAIGVVLGNGRYFTMRKSKNANFGFPKMVLQVEIVFDDGTRQIIASDGTWKITGDGPITENNEYDGEKYDARKEMKGWDKVGFDDAAWISAEVLRAPSDRLVAQMNEPIRITETITPISVKKIRHGLYIFDMGQNMVGWVRLRARADAGTRIRLRFAESLDGDSLYLANIRDAKVTDEYICRGGALEEWQPRFTYHGFRFVEMTGFPGEPDLATIEGAVVHDDVTRIGRFACSNDVMNRTFRNAIWGIRGNYRSFPTDCPQRDERQGWLGDRAAGSKGESYVFNIASLYAKWVRDIIDAQRADGSIPDVCPAYWDLYSDNVTWDGTPIVLLAMLREQYADMDIIRQAYPSMKKWHAYMSGRYLRNDLMPRDTYGDWCVPPDEPEAIHSADPSKRTSGSYIGSAYFYFLTTTMSKFAQLLGEKDDEASFARQAERMKASFNKTYFDEKTRTYSNNTATASILALAFDLVEPANRKTVADNLVEVIETRFRGHIPTGLVGAQFLMRTLTRIGRADIAHRFATQTDYPSWGYMARSGATTIWELWNGNTADPAMNSQNHVMLLGDLLSWFYEDLAGIRTREGEAGFKELVMNPTLIAGLDSVQASHVSPYGPILSAWRVADKQFSWDITVPVNVTATVHIPAGRPEDVTENGRPISQTRDHRIVGMQDGKLVIQIASGRYHFSSTGFAVVEPPLNVATPRIDAPRLSDARPIPIRITCETPGATVRFTTNDTPPNGASQIYHDPFEVGKSCVVRARAFKEGYTGSYEAKAEFDIHRERIPVQGITFLTPYSSKYLPARGDRTLIDGEEGSLSYTDKKWAGYEAGDMVVVLDMGKTTEIHSVIMRFLSNPGSWIFTPEAIEVSTSNTGEQFTPASSVQNGVPQETYPSQKYSIPLNTIEARYLKIRVKNYGTCPDWHTSAGGAAWMFVDEIFVE is encoded by the coding sequence ATGGTGTCAGCGGCCCTGCGTCCGCAAGCCCTGAAGTGTGAATACCGTCCGGACCCCGTGGGTATCGATGCCCTGCATCCCCGACTGAGCTGGGAACTCGCGAGCAAGGAGAATGGCGAGAACCAGACGAGGTACCGGATCCTCGTTGCGAGCAGTACGAAGCTCCTGGATGCGCATGTGGGAGATGTCTGGGATACGAAGATCGTGCACTCATCACAGTCCGTGAATGTCCCGTATGGCGGGGCCCCGCTGAGGTCCGGCCAGAAGTGCTTCTGGAAGGTCATGGCCTGGGATAAGGATGGGGTGGCGTCGGCATGGAGCAGTCCGTCATTCTGGAGTATGGGCCTTCTGACCAGGGATGATTGGAAGACTCAATGGATCGGGTTGGACAAGCCTGTGGGCATGGACGATACGACCGAATACACCAGACTGTCGGCACGGTATGTCCGGAAAGAATTTCAGGTAGGACAGCGCATCCAGAGTGCGACCGCGTACATCTGTGGGCTCGGACTCTACGAACTGTCCATCAACGGGAAGAAGGTTGGCAACGAGGTCCTCGTCCCTGCCCAGACACAATTCAACAAGACGGTCCTGTACAACACCTATGACGTAACTGGTTCTATCACCAAAGGTGCCAACGCCATAGGCGTCGTTCTGGGTAATGGAAGATACTTCACCATGCGGAAGTCCAAGAATGCGAACTTCGGGTTTCCGAAGATGGTCCTGCAGGTGGAGATCGTCTTTGATGATGGAACGAGACAGATCATAGCGAGCGATGGGACATGGAAGATCACCGGGGACGGGCCGATCACGGAGAATAACGAATATGATGGCGAAAAGTACGATGCGCGGAAGGAAATGAAGGGATGGGACAAGGTCGGGTTCGATGATGCGGCCTGGATCAGTGCCGAGGTCCTTCGTGCGCCATCGGACCGCCTCGTGGCCCAGATGAACGAGCCGATACGCATCACCGAAACCATAACGCCGATCAGTGTGAAGAAGATCCGGCATGGTCTCTACATATTCGATATGGGGCAGAATATGGTCGGTTGGGTGAGACTCCGGGCGCGCGCCGATGCCGGTACCAGGATCCGTCTGCGTTTCGCGGAATCGCTGGATGGCGACTCCCTGTACCTGGCCAATATCCGTGATGCGAAGGTCACAGATGAATACATCTGCAGAGGGGGCGCGCTGGAGGAATGGCAGCCACGCTTCACGTATCACGGATTCCGATTCGTGGAGATGACGGGATTCCCGGGCGAACCCGATCTGGCGACCATTGAAGGGGCGGTGGTTCATGATGATGTGACAAGGATCGGACGGTTTGCCTGTTCGAACGACGTCATGAACCGGACCTTCAGAAATGCCATATGGGGCATCCGTGGCAACTACAGGAGCTTCCCGACCGATTGCCCACAGAGAGATGAGCGACAGGGCTGGCTCGGGGACAGAGCGGCAGGATCGAAGGGCGAGAGCTATGTCTTCAACATCGCCAGTCTCTACGCGAAGTGGGTCAGGGACATCATCGATGCACAGAGAGCCGACGGTTCCATTCCCGATGTCTGCCCGGCGTATTGGGATCTGTACTCGGACAATGTGACCTGGGACGGAACTCCCATCGTTCTGCTGGCAATGCTGAGGGAACAGTATGCGGACATGGACATCATCCGGCAAGCATACCCCTCCATGAAGAAATGGCATGCCTACATGTCGGGAAGGTATCTTAGGAATGACCTGATGCCGCGCGACACATATGGGGATTGGTGTGTCCCGCCCGATGAACCCGAGGCCATCCATTCCGCCGATCCTTCAAAGAGAACGTCCGGATCATATATTGGCAGCGCCTATTTCTATTTCCTGACCACCACGATGAGCAAGTTTGCGCAGCTTCTGGGCGAGAAGGATGACGAGGCCTCCTTTGCCCGCCAGGCGGAACGGATGAAAGCGTCATTCAACAAGACCTACTTTGATGAGAAGACACGGACCTACAGCAACAACACCGCAACCGCGAGCATTCTGGCCCTTGCGTTCGACCTGGTGGAGCCCGCCAACAGGAAGACGGTCGCCGACAATCTGGTCGAGGTGATCGAGACCCGGTTCAGGGGGCACATCCCCACCGGGCTCGTTGGTGCCCAGTTCCTGATGAGAACGCTGACCCGGATCGGCCGGGCTGACATTGCCCATCGATTCGCTACACAGACGGACTACCCGAGCTGGGGATACATGGCCCGGAGCGGCGCGACCACCATCTGGGAACTGTGGAACGGGAACACCGCCGACCCGGCCATGAATTCGCAGAACCACGTGATGCTCCTTGGCGACCTTCTCTCGTGGTTCTATGAGGATCTTGCAGGCATCAGAACGCGTGAAGGGGAAGCGGGCTTCAAAGAACTCGTCATGAATCCCACCCTCATCGCCGGCCTGGATTCTGTACAGGCATCACATGTCTCTCCCTACGGCCCCATCCTGAGCGCCTGGCGTGTTGCGGACAAACAGTTCTCATGGGATATCACCGTTCCCGTGAATGTCACTGCGACGGTCCATATCCCGGCAGGAAGACCGGAGGACGTCACGGAAAATGGTCGTCCGATCTCGCAGACACGAGACCACAGGATCGTCGGGATGCAGGATGGAAAGCTGGTGATTCAGATCGCTTCGGGACGGTACCACTTTTCATCGACAGGCTTTGCGGTGGTGGAGCCCCCGCTCAACGTAGCGACGCCACGCATTGATGCGCCGCGATTATCCGATGCGCGCCCGATCCCGATCCGGATCACCTGCGAGACACCGGGGGCGACGGTGCGTTTCACGACAAACGATACACCCCCTAACGGCGCGTCGCAGATCTATCATGACCCGTTCGAGGTTGGGAAGAGTTGCGTCGTGCGTGCCCGGGCCTTCAAGGAAGGATACACTGGGAGTTACGAAGCGAAGGCGGAGTTCGACATTCATCGCGAGCGGATCCCGGTACAGGGCATCACATTCCTGACCCCATACTCATCGAAGTATCTTCCGGCGCGTGGGGATCGGACGTTGATCGATGGCGAAGAGGGTTCGCTGTCGTACACCGACAAGAAGTGGGCAGGCTACGAAGCAGGGGACATGGTCGTGGTGCTGGATATGGGGAAGACCACGGAGATCCATTCGGTCATCATGAGGTTCTTGAGCAATCCGGGGTCATGGATATTCACGCCGGAAGCGATCGAGGTAAGCACGTCGAACACCGGAGAGCAGTTCACTCCGGCGTCGAGCGTTCAGAATGGGGTCCCCCAGGAGACCTATCCAAGTCAGAAGTATTCAATACCGTTGAACACGATAGAGGCGCGGTATCTGAAGATACGGGTCAAGAACTACGGCACATGCCCCGACTGGCACACGTCGGCTGGCGGGGCTGCGTGGATGTTCGTCGATGAAATCTTTGTGGAATAG